A part of Deltaproteobacteria bacterium genomic DNA contains:
- a CDS encoding OmpA family protein, with product MADDGELKLRPKKIIKRHGGHHGGAWKVAYADFVTAMMALFMVLWILSQGPEVKNSVAAYFTDPRGVPVVQPSKGTLDNMGVGIMDKMPNVGVGSKGEGSGERFAEALTNEATPKPGDPKQKSGGGPGGEGNGAAAKKLRDAGEKIAEAIKANPKLAEVSKAISVRMTDEGLRIELREQQGGTFFDSGKANPKPALRKVLREVMPEIVKTSQPVVVEGHTDAKPYSAGAGYTNWELSADRGNALRRLMLGLGATEERIREVRALADRRPLPDMDPLDPRNRRVSILVALEEPVPGLTDEGEDLMFENPLAPAIAPGGPAPDPNSPMTAPAAESGTPAEPTSDAH from the coding sequence ATGGCCGACGACGGTGAACTCAAGCTTCGACCGAAGAAGATCATCAAGCGCCACGGCGGCCACCACGGCGGTGCGTGGAAGGTCGCCTACGCCGACTTTGTCACGGCCATGATGGCGCTGTTCATGGTCCTTTGGATCCTGTCGCAGGGACCCGAAGTCAAGAATTCCGTTGCCGCGTATTTCACCGATCCTCGCGGTGTGCCCGTGGTGCAGCCCAGCAAGGGCACGCTCGACAACATGGGGGTCGGCATCATGGACAAGATGCCGAACGTCGGCGTCGGATCGAAAGGTGAAGGCTCGGGCGAGCGTTTCGCCGAGGCGCTGACGAACGAGGCGACACCGAAGCCCGGCGACCCGAAGCAGAAATCCGGCGGCGGTCCCGGCGGCGAGGGCAACGGCGCGGCGGCGAAGAAGTTGCGCGACGCGGGCGAAAAAATCGCCGAGGCGATCAAGGCAAACCCGAAGCTCGCCGAGGTGTCGAAGGCGATCAGCGTGCGCATGACCGACGAGGGCTTGCGCATCGAGCTGCGCGAGCAGCAGGGCGGCACGTTTTTCGACTCCGGCAAGGCGAACCCCAAACCCGCCCTTCGCAAGGTGCTGCGCGAAGTGATGCCCGAGATCGTCAAGACGTCGCAACCCGTCGTCGTCGAGGGCCACACCGACGCGAAGCCCTACTCGGCGGGCGCGGGATATACCAACTGGGAGCTCTCGGCCGATCGCGGCAACGCGCTGCGCCGTCTGATGCTGGGCCTCGGCGCGACCGAAGAGCGCATCCGAGAGGTGCGCGCGCTCGCCGACCGCCGTCCGCTTCCGGACATGGACCCGCTCGACCCGCGCAATCGCCGCGTGTCGATTCTCGTCGCGCTCGAGGAACCCGTCCCCGGTCTCACCGACGAGGGCGAGGACCTGATGTTCGAAAATCCGCTCGCGCCCGCGATCGCCCCGGGCGGTCCCGCGCCGGACCCGAACTCGCCGATGACAGCGCCCGCCGCGGAATCCGGGACTCCGGCGGAACCGACGTCAGACGCTCACTGA